A window of the Lolium perenne isolate Kyuss_39 chromosome 7, Kyuss_2.0, whole genome shotgun sequence genome harbors these coding sequences:
- the LOC127313983 gene encoding RING-H2 finger protein ATL39-like, giving the protein MASFGPTAMPNSERAHHLNKGTVIFSYTCVGLVGVAIIFVLVFFCYHIRNRAPVAAAAADTDAAGGRGRSVDLTKIPEFAYTGSARHSGSGDGAQCSVCLGTVQAGEMVRLLPLCKHLYHVECIDLWLASHDTCPLCRAEVEPPEEDDQPALTTELPV; this is encoded by the coding sequence TCGGAGCGCGCGCATCACCTCAACAAAGGGACGGTGATCTTCAgctacacctgcgtcggcctgGTGGGCGTCGCGATCATCTTCGTCCTCGTCTTCTTCTGCTACCATATCCGCAACCGAGCACcggtcgccgccgccgcggcggaTACGGACGCGGCGGGAGGCCGTGGTCGCAGCGTGGACCTCACCAAGATACCGGAGTTCGCGTACACCGGGTCTGCCAGGCACAGCGGCAGCGGCGACGGTGCGCAGTGCTCGGTGTGCCTCGGCACGGTGCAAGCAGGCGAGATGGTGCGGTTGCTGCCCTTGTGCAAGCACCTGTACCACGTGGAGTGCATCGACCTGTGGCTGGCGTCGCACGACACGTGCCCGCTTTGCCGCGCGGAGGTTGAGCCGCCGGAAGAGGACGATCAGCCCGCGTTGACGACGGAGCTGCCGGTGTAG